Proteins from one Oryza sativa Japonica Group chromosome 12, ASM3414082v1 genomic window:
- the LOC4352058 gene encoding serine hydroxymethyltransferase 4: MAMASHHLAQPPTRAALSSRPTYPLSSHHHSSRLQLPLVSGARRSRLSPAVATSPVAAPAMDAVADWGLTTLEEADPEVYDLVEREKRRQRAGVELIASENFTSLAVMEALGSPLTNKYSEGMPGSRYYGGNEVIDEVEELCRARALAAFHLDPEAWGVNVQPYSGSPANFAAYTGLLQPHERIMGLDLPSGGHLTHGYYTAGGKKISATSIYFESLPYKVSSETGYVDYDKLEEKAMDFRPKLIICGGSAYPRDWDYARFRAIADKCGAMLLCDMAHISGLVAAQEAANPFQYSDVVTTTTHKSLRGPRSGMIFYRKGLKPPKKGQPEGALYDYEDRINFAVFPSLQGGPHNHQIAALAVGLKQTMSPGFKSYIKQVKANAVALGNHLMSKGYKLVTDGTENHLVLWDLRPLGLTGNKVEKVCDLCSITLNKNAVFGDSSAMSPGGVRIGTPAMTSRGLVEEDFVQIAEFLHQAVTICLDVQKERGKLLKYFNEGLENNKDIEDLRAEVEKFATSFEMPGFRVSDMKYKD, translated from the exons atggcgATGGCTTCGCACCACCTCGCCCAGCCGCCCACGCGCGCGGCTCTCTCCTCGCGCCCCACCTACCCGCTCTCCAGCCATCACCACTCCTCCCGTCTCCAGCTCCCGCTCGTCAGCGGGGCGCGGCGCAGCAGGCTGTCCCCCGCGGTGGCGACGTCCCCGGTCGCCGCCCCAGCGATGGACGCCGTGGCCGACTGGGGGCTGACCACTCTGGAGGAGGCTGACCCGGAGGTGTACGACCTCGTCGAGCGCGagaagcggcggcagcgcgcgggCGTCGAGCTCATCGCGTCGGAGAACTTCACCTCGCTCGCCGTCATGGAGGCGCTGGGCTCGCCGCTCACCAACAAGTACTCCGAGGGCATGCCGGGGTCCCGCTACTACGGAGGCAACGAGGTCATCGACGAGGTGGAGGAGCtctgccgcgcccgcgcgctcgccgccttCCACCTCGACCCCGAGGCCTGGGGCGTCAACGTGCAGCCCTACtccggctcgccggcgaacttcgCCGCCTACACCGGGCTGCTCCAACCCCACGAGCGGATCATGGGGCTCGATTTGCCGTCCGGCGGCCACCTCACGCACGGCTACTACACCGCCGGCGGCAAAAAGATCTCCGCCACGTCCATCTACTTCGAGAGCCTGCCGTACAAGGTGAGCTCCGAGACAGGATACGTCGATTATGATAAGCTGGAGGAGAAGGCCATGGATTTTCGGCCCAAGCTCATCATCTGCGGCGGGAGCGCGTACCCGCGGGATTGGGATTACGCCAGGTTCAGGGCCATCGCGGATAAGTGCGGCGCCATGTTGCTCTGCGACATGGCTCACATCAGTGGCCTAGTTGCCGCGCAG GAGGCTGCAAATCCTTTTCAATATTCTGATGTGGttaccaccaccacccacaAGAGTCTCCGAGGGCCAAGATCTGGTATGATCTTCTACAGGAAGGGCCTGAAGCCTCCCAAGAAAGGCCAGCCTGAGGGCGCTCTGTATGACTACGAGGACAGGATCAACTTCGCAGTGTTTCCGTCGCTCCAAGGGGGCCCTCACAACCACCAAATTGCTGCGCTAGCGGTTGGTTTGAAGCAGACTATGTCACCTGGATTCAAGTCTTATATTAAGCAGGTCAAGGCCAATGCTGTTGCCCTTGGTAACCATTTGATGAGTAAGGGCTACAAATTGGTTACTGACGGAACAGAGAACCATCTTGTTCTCTGGGATCTGCGCCCTCTTGGCTTGACTG GTAACAAAGTTGAGAAGGTCTGTGATTTGTGCAGCATTACACTGAACAAAAATGCTGTCTTTGGGGATAGCAGTGCAATGTCACCTGGTGGTGTCCGCATTG GTACACCTGCCATGACATCAAGGGGTTTGGTAGAGGAGGACTTTGTACAGATCGCCGAGTTCCTTCACCAGGCAGTGACCATCTGCTTGGATGTTCAGAAGGAGCGTGGCAAGCTTCTCAAGTACTTCAACGAGGGCCTGGAGAACAACAAGGACATTGAGGACCTCAGGGCGGAGGTGGAGAAGTTTGCCACTTCATTCGAGATGCCTGGCTTCAGGGTATCCGACATGAAGTACAAGGATTAG